TTTAACTGCAGTGTagggaaaaaatatatatcaaaataGTACCAGTGAAAACGGTAAAACTCAATTACACATTAATTACTACTCCAAACATCGCGCcgtcaaaataaaaactgatgatccgtaaaaataaaaaaattttattaaaaaaagaaaaaataaataaaaacagtaaatctccatttgaataattaaaagtactgCGCACATTAatatcattttcaaaaaaatataagaatttactGAGCGCTAATTTAATAAcagggtaaattttttatgaaagcTCAAGTCGATTTGTTAaattatccgaaaaaaataatgagtaaACAAATACCGCGATATCACGCATCTTTGCATTTTACTTTGTAAAGTCTTTTCCgcgtgaattaaaaaatataaaagacttAATcgggtatattttttttatcaagatcCCTTAATATCGATCCtttcttttaataaacataaatttttttattactgtcaTTTTCTCCGACGACACAATACAGactgatattaatattttatttaatgcgtccattaaaaaaaaaataattttctactaCACGATTAAatgttacgaaaaaaaaaaattcgatttcatttttgttaattaataattttaattatacaaaacataattaataatttgccacacaagtattaaattattatataaacttggattaattattaaaacaatatgAGACTCGAACAACGTCACGGATAAACAAAAGCCGAAAATAATTGGACgaaatgacaattaattttaataggattagatttaaatattcaaattaaaagtttaaaatcgcattacaatatttttaaaataaataattatttaaattaaattctattgCGCAGTTAATGACGtctatgtaattaaataatgataatgataaaatattccATTGATATTccataaatttattcagtCACTTTAGGGTCGCTTGACAAAGTAATTGACTTTACGCGGCTGTAAACGCAAATATTTAAAGTGACAAATTTAACCCGTTGACGTTCGTCATATTTGAATAGAAGTAAACTTCGTAAATCAAACTCAgcgagttttaaaataaactttggaTTTATGGGGGTTTGTTTGACTACACATGTACCTAATCTACTGTTGATTCAATTCAAAAGTTTGCGGCCTCGTGACATTTCCACACAAtatcctatttattttttggaataatttataaaatttatgaggaaaatttaagtttcgttggattaaaagttttagatgaatttttagtattaaaataagttGTTAAGCTGCTTTAAATATAAAGCGAGTAATTcgaagttgaatttttttttgaataatttaaaaaaaaattgattatttaaaaaaaacttacccTCTTCAAAATATGGTCCGGCATTGATTGTTACTGCCAAgacacataaaataaaaaagagacTGAAAACACTAATTTTCAATgccatttcaaatttatttgaaaaaaaaaaaaattatgattttttaaaacttttagttattgaaaaaaatacaagcgGTCGCTCTTTCAAACACTtggtgaagaaaaaaaattttcaaaaatattgttggcAAATAATCGAATGCAGGGAGCGAAAAATGATAACGAGTCGCTACCGCGAGATCGTACGGGGTGCAAGTGAGTCTCCGTCGAGATGACGACCCTTATATAGACCAGAGAGGCGTGGCCGCATCGTCGGAAGGACGAGGGGTGCATGCTGGAGTATAAAGAGCGGGGGCGAGAAATGTTGTAGGATTTGCCATAGCATACCGGGTGTCTTAACGTCTACGCGATTCAAGGGGGTTAGTTTCGACGAGGACGAGGCAACACTGGAGTTCAAAAGTGACAGAGTAGAAGGGTTTAAAGTTTTACAAGCGGAGAGAACTTTGCAGTAAGTTACACTCAATTCCATGGATTTTAGTGTTACTGCTGTAAGAATTATTTCCGAGATAACACTTTCCTATTCTATTCTCATTCAACAACACCCCCAGCAACTGGTTGCAATGCAACTGGTACTTCTCaccaatttttatatattaccgtttcttatatattttattatcactactttatttttatcctaaagcttgaaaaatattcaaataaactccGATAGAAGCgaagctaatttttttttttttaataaaatttgcatataatttaaaaactgaaaaaaaatagagccaacttttatataaaatataaatatatattcaaagtATGTGTACACAGTATATATTGTGATTTTGTTTTCCGTATAATTGTTTGTTTTCCGGCAGCCTGAATACCACAGAGTATTCGGTGAGCTTACAAAGGCCCGTCGAAAAAGATGTCGAGTCACGTCGCGCGGTATAACGAAATTCGGTGTTGTGGGGAAAAAGTGagatgagaaaataaaaaaaattcctaccCTCGTGGTCAGTGACGTACATGCAAGTTATTGAAATAAAGCTTTAATGAAATATTGGGTCTGAAGATAAaaagactaaaaaatttatacgtgAGAAGTTTGACAATGAGGTATTTAGAAGTGACACACAATAGCcgaaataatttaacaagATTTTGGTTTTCTTCAGCTCGGATTTTCacgtaaataaattacttgtcGTGGATTTCACATGACAATACAGTCACTGAAATAGAAACGTCAAGcaatataatcatatatatatatgaagctTTATAGCCAGTAGATTATTTAGCTTTTAAATAGAGAATCTATTGCTATCTATTGTCGTGGGAATTAAAAGACAAATATCAAGGGTTCATTTATTGTAaaactatttatataaaaattcaaactattaattattattcatttcaagcgctaaaaataattattttgtaataaaaaaaaaaaggcgcgcttttaaaaaaatttaaaaatagtcataatttaatttattccttttagagaaatttatcatatatattttctctcataatttgtattttaagCCATCATACAAACATCAAGGTCGTGCAACAAGTTGCCTTGACGTCACATCACTGAATTCTAGTTGTTTTTTATCTTTGTGTGTACATTTGAATTAGCCCTTGAAATAATTTAGTGTGGGTGtagataacaaaatttttaattgattcaaTTTATATCATTGCTATCACAATTATCTGCCCTACAAAcatcaataacaataaaaataataaaaataataattttctacattcgatatttaaataaataaaagacgaTGAAAATTAATAGCCAACTTTCTAAGTTTTCTTATGTATTATTGAAGTTTAAGAATAGCAAGGACATTAATTGAGGGGGAGGATGGCGGATGAGAGGCTTCAGAAGTTCCACTGCATCTAGATTGAACAAGTTTCCACCAGGAATTACCAATACTCTATCAATATTTACCTTCGCTTTAcatttcaaagttttaaataaataaaaaaaaataataataatattctacCAATCAAACAACTCAGCAGACTGTCGCAATAATTAATCCATCGtaactttattaattaatttttaataatactcataaaaaattgacttgacttccattaaaaaaaatgtaaattttaattaattgactggtgaaaaaaaaaaaaaatatatttgatgatGTCAAGTTTACTTTATGTTCCCATCAGAGAATTTGTGTGTTCCAATGAAACAAGAGCTACCCGATGTTAAGGCGGCCATGAAATTTGATGTTACTATATAATTGGCATTTATGATATGACGAGCTCATGGATATCTAATTTCATTGATAACTCTTGGGTCTAATGGACCACCTGAAACTATAATCATTAGACCCTGGAtcgtcaataaaatttaattattcatttctaGTCCACTTCCgccaaaaatcaaaatatttgatattttaataacttttccGTCCACTGACGTTTAATCCTCCTTCATGTTTGCAATGACGTGGGTTTGTTTAATGAACGGACGTTCCAATTAGCAAAAGGCTTACGATTAAAATtggaatagaattatttttaaaaataaatcaataatcatttaaatagagggtttttatattttcaatggACAGGCTTCTAGTAGGACTTATATAAatgttatattaatatatactgTCACCGTAACTCGGTAGTCGGGGGTTCGATTCCACTTGcaagtattttaattgaacatcattaacttttattcatttaataaaaataattaattaattacactgataattgtttgatatttttgtttgattGAATTAATAGAACAGTCTCAATtgaattacagaaaaaaaattgagtaatttaataataatttgatcaaattttgtgggcgataaattaatttgccagatatttaaaaattaatttgttttctatttttaaaccagacaatttattttattgattttgttttgtttcaaaattaattataattctgacaagaaaaaaattttagtgtaattttttggttatttggtatttaaaaaataaaaaaaaatttgaggtaattataaaaaataattttgaaaattttaaaaatataaaaaaatggctaTTGACACAACACTCGCACGAATCGGTTTGACATTTGTCAATGCTGTGTTACATTACATGTTATACAGATTCGTTGTGTTCTTCATAATAACAACCAAAGACggagttattaaatttttaaaaagcgtTTTCGAAAATAAATCGCAGAAACGATCGATCGGGACTTCTAGCATCGAATTGATAACCCCCGCAAATTCTCAAgcgatataatttttttgataccgGTAggatgtaattttaaaaaaaagtagtagTTGAgtggataatttattaattagatttaattaatCGCAGCGATGTCTGATCTTTTGAATACATTCACGACGACAAATAGCAATGACTTTAGATGGCCTTACCAGAGACCGCTTTTGGCGATACCGAGTCAACCacctaaatttataaataaaaattcaaatttatatcaacCTCGAATAGATCCAGACGAATGTAAAtgtaattatcataatattgAGACTGATTTAACcaggtaaaatataaattcaaagttatttttcaactcttaatgctaattttattcaaatttattaagcaataaattaaacattgGAACTATATtacagatataaaaaattattgggtaTTGAACATCATCTTTGCAATAATGTCGTTAAAGTAAATCGTGAAATAACGAAATTAGTCTCCAGTATGTtagaaaattatgaaaacgAAGATCAAGTTATGAAAAGTGTTTATCAAATTGCTCATGAAAAAGGTATGGAAATTGAGATTGTCTCAACTCTGAAGTGTCTAAGGGTCCTCATTCTTTAACTAACCCCTTTGATCCTCCGAACCcaagagaataaaataaactcgAGTTATTCAGGGTCATGACTTtcaaacttttcaaaaaaatttaaatacggCCTTAGGGAATTTCAAACTCCAAAtatctcaataattttttagtttttcaaaaaactacaagacaccttttttttagagaatttaaagagctacaaaaaagtattcttgTAGTTTTTCGAATAACTCAATattttcagagatatttcaaaaaaaccaatcactagtttttttgataactgaaattttcaatgaaaaattatcgacttaatttgctagtgaatttatattttaaaaatttgaactttacAAATTGTTATTTAGGCGCGCCGACAGATTATAGATCACTGATGGCAGCAGCTGATTCGCCAGTCGGATTCCCAATAGAGCCAGAGGTTTTTGAGCTGAAAGATGCGTACAGAGATCCTACGAGATTCAGATTCAGTAATAATGAAATACCTGACATTCAGCCCGCGAAACCAATCGATTTCAAACGAGGTAACAGAACCCTCAGAtcattactaattaattaatttattcaattaataaaacaaaaatctcCTGATATTTCAGTGCCTGAAACTTTCGACATGTGGAACAAACCGTTCATTGGACGGTCCGAATACATGGACACCATCAGCAAACTTGGGTCGAGTAATTTGAAACACTACAAGCAGTACCTCGAGCCCTGTCCGTCTTCAAGACGTCGGTGGGGTGATCAgaatctttgaaaaaaaaaaatatatttatttggattgtaaattttgaaaataaaaaagtttaaactaATGActgacattttaatttttctaaccaAGTTATCAATTCGCGGTTAATATAAGTGATGAGTCTGAGGATTGGGACGCGACGTTTCTGTCGGAGtacaaattgaattttattaagagGACACAGAAAACTGAGCCGGCTGACAAAATTGAGTCCCATACAAAAGCACCTAATCTCAATATCTTCTTCCCAGATCCAAGCCTCTACAGACAAACTACTCCGATATAACAGCAGAACTAAGAGCCAACACTACTTCAGGTACTATTACAAAGGCTTCACCAAACCATGGTTTCGAAAGTTAAATCTACCCAGACCAGTGATCACAACATTCTGCCGCATGAGGCTTAATCATTACAATCTAAACTACAGCACATATAGGAAAAACCTCAACGACTCACCAGCCTGCAACTGTGGATACCCAACACAAGACCTCAACCACATCTTCTGGCACTGCCCACTCTATGAGAAACATCGACCAACTCTTGTAAAAAtccttaaaaaactaaaatttaaacctCCAATGGATATCAGCAACATCCTGGACAAGCCAACAGCTCAACACGCCTATATTCTATATAACTTCATCAATAGATCTGGACTGAGCATTTGAAACTCCCGCCGAACAAGCAAAGTCCATGAACGGCTAAATGAACTACACAGTTCAAGccaataaacaaacaaactactactactactaccaTACAAAAGCATTGAGAGATCACCGCCTGCACACTGCTGAGTGTGGTTATTGACGGCAAaccttataatattattatcaagaAAAATCCCGGTGATCCAACCCCAGTATTCACTATAACTGAAGCTGAATAACGATTACTATCGCCGAAGAGGAACCTAGGGTCGAGACTTAGATACGAGTATAGAATCATCCAACGGAACAATGTCACCGGAGAAGCAAGTCGCATCTACTCCGACCAACTGATACTTAATCATCGTAGTCGCTTTATATGCAATGTGCAAGACATAAGGGACTGGACCTCTCCTGGCAATGTGATTGCTTTAAAGATATACATAGGGCGACAACATATCCGagaatgtaaatattttatagatattaaattaaaaaaaaaaatatcaataatgtGACCagttgacattttttttcagaccGAGATGAACCACCAACTCGCGACATTGAGGAATAAGGTTATCGCTAAGAAAGTGAtgcttaaaaaaatgttaagtgataagatttatgaaaaattatacaaaataatCATGAAAgcatatttttcatataaaaaaaaacacaattcACATTAAATTACATCTATTATTTCCAAATgttaaaatcaattacaatcaaacatatttcaaaaataactgGTGATTTaacttctttaaaaaatgacaaacatgagttaaatattttttcagatCCAGTCGAAAAACCTTTTGGAAATCCAAAAGAATAGGAATCAATAATGATTCCAATTTAAAGCAATCAAATCAAATTGATTTACTGTAGTGTTTATAAAGTAGTCATAATGAAATGTATGAGTGATCATCATAGAGAATGagttatcaataataattcaatattattttgaaatatatgtTCCATATATACGTCCCATATATGCTTCAAGCtcggaatataaaaactccgaaataagtatcttaccagggacaccacaaatggtgggcgcgatctagtggcgagcatcgaactactccagctgctgctgcctaacaccataacttttaaatcaataatcattaggttcaaatatatatttattaacctcgaacaaatatatatatttattataaataaatatatttttttgtgtctaattaatatttattagagttaatataataatattttgctctaatatttggatttgttGGCACTGCAAAATAGTTTGGttgtccattaaataaatattctcttAACCGTTTTCAAGACGGGTGGGGTGATCAgaatctttgaaaaaaaaaatatatttatttggattgtaaattttgaaaataaaaaagtttaaacaaATGactgacatttaaatttttataaccaaGTTATCAATTCGCGGTTAATATGAGTGATGAGTCTGAGGATTGGGACGCGACGTTTCTGTCGGAGtacaaattgaattttattaagaggacacagaaaaaagttcaaaagtAAGGgagattaataaattttaagtgatagtttaaataaatctgcTTTGGTTTCAAAATTCAGATTTATTCCTTATGATTGTTACGCGGTAACGAACGATGAGAAACAAATCGATCCCCAGGTGGCTGCTCAATGGAAACTGAGTGACGAGGAATCGAAAGCGTTGAttgacaaaattattttagaaagaCTCAAATCTACTTACGAAACTGCTTACCAACATCCAGGtacaaaagaataataaaattctacgGCTCTTTTGGAAATTTTGGCCAAATATTTTAACCCgggttttga
This genomic interval from Microplitis mediator isolate UGA2020A chromosome 2, iyMicMedi2.1, whole genome shotgun sequence contains the following:
- the LOC130663429 gene encoding uncharacterized protein LOC130663429; the encoded protein is MSDLLNTFTTTNSNDFRWPYQRPLLAIPSQPPKFINKNSNLYQPRIDPDECKCNYHNIETDLTRYKKLLGIEHHLCNNVVKVNREITKLVSSMLENYENEDQVMKSVYQIAHEKGAPTDYRSLMAAADSPVGFPIEPEVFELKDAYRDPTRFRFSNNEIPDIQPAKPIDFKRVPETFDMWNKPFIGRSEYMDTISKLGSSNLKHYKQYLEPCPSSRRRWGDQNL